One genomic segment of Oncorhynchus mykiss isolate Arlee chromosome 10, USDA_OmykA_1.1, whole genome shotgun sequence includes these proteins:
- the LOC118936917 gene encoding kelch-like protein 35, with protein sequence MQVQCYNTEEDQWQYVSSCPFSQRCINATAHNNTIYVVGGLLDQIYSYTPKTDNWSKVVDLPMKLESCGLTVCEGKVYIVGGRDSCASATDQVWAYSPESGKLTDEKPMSRSVSYHGCVTVTQWPPKKTH encoded by the exons ATGCAGGTTCAGTGCTATAACACAGAAGAGGACCAATGGCAGTATGTGTCATCCTGTCCCTTCTCTCAGAGATGCATCAATGCCACCGCACACAATAACACCATCTATGTGGTGGGAGGCCTCCTGGACCAGATTTACAGCTACACACCAAAGACCGATAACTGGAGCAAAGTGGTGGACTTGCCAATGAAACTG GAGAGCTGTGGCCTGACTGTGTGTGAGGGGAAGGTCTACATTGTCGGGGGGAGAGATAGTTGTGCCTCGGCCACCGACCAGGTTTGGGCCTACAGTCCTGAGAGCGGCAAGCTGACAGACGAGAAGCCCATGTCACGCAGTGTCAGCTACCACGGTTGTGTCACTGTCACCCAGTGGCCACCAAAGAAGACCCACTGA